Proteins co-encoded in one Hymenobacter swuensis DY53 genomic window:
- a CDS encoding glycoside hydrolase family 43 protein: protein MKNAPLIGWLAGLLLTAPTLVLGQAAPVPVAGNPIIKDKYTADPAALVHKGTVYLYAGHDEAPAPEQRYVMHEWLCYSSQDMVHWKEHPSPLNVKAFAWAKDDAWASQVIERGGKFYWYAAVEHGSIPGKSIGVAVSDSPTGPFKDARGSALITNNMTESKISWDDIDPTVFIDDKGQAYLYWGNTNCYWAKLKPNMTELDGPINKVSNLPGFTEAPWVHQHNGWYYLSYAYQFPEKLAYAMSRSIEGPWEFKGLLNEVAGNSNTNHQAIIDFKGRSYFIYHNGSIPTDGGSFRRSVCVDYLYYNKDGTIKRVQMTTESVQAAK, encoded by the coding sequence ATGAAAAACGCTCCGCTTATTGGGTGGTTGGCTGGTTTGCTGCTGACTGCTCCCACGCTGGTACTGGGCCAGGCGGCTCCGGTACCAGTGGCCGGCAACCCTATCATCAAAGACAAGTACACCGCCGACCCCGCCGCCCTGGTACACAAGGGCACCGTGTACCTCTATGCGGGCCACGACGAGGCTCCTGCCCCCGAGCAGCGCTACGTGATGCACGAATGGCTCTGCTATTCTTCTCAGGATATGGTGCACTGGAAAGAGCACCCTTCGCCCCTGAATGTGAAGGCCTTTGCCTGGGCCAAGGATGATGCATGGGCCTCGCAGGTAATTGAGCGGGGCGGCAAGTTTTACTGGTACGCGGCCGTGGAACACGGCTCCATTCCGGGCAAAAGCATCGGCGTAGCCGTGTCGGACAGCCCCACGGGGCCGTTCAAGGATGCCCGCGGCTCGGCCCTGATTACCAACAACATGACCGAGAGCAAAATCAGCTGGGATGATATTGACCCCACGGTTTTCATCGACGATAAGGGCCAGGCCTACCTGTACTGGGGCAACACCAACTGTTACTGGGCCAAACTCAAGCCCAATATGACGGAGCTGGATGGCCCGATTAACAAAGTCAGCAACCTGCCCGGCTTCACGGAGGCGCCCTGGGTCCACCAGCACAACGGCTGGTACTACCTCAGCTACGCCTACCAGTTTCCCGAAAAGCTGGCCTACGCTATGAGCCGCAGTATTGAAGGCCCTTGGGAGTTTAAAGGACTGCTGAACGAGGTGGCCGGCAACTCCAACACCAACCACCAGGCCATCATCGACTTCAAAGGCCGCTCCTACTTCATCTACCACAACGGCAGCATCCCCACCGACGGCGGCAGCTTCCGCCGCTCCGTCTGCGTGGACTACCTGTACTACAACAAAGACGGTACCATCAAGCGGGTGCAGATGACCACGGAAAGCGTGCAGGCGGCTAAGTAG
- a CDS encoding arabinan endo-1,5-alpha-L-arabinosidase, translated as MSFHTGKLLLCYLLLLLARLPAQAQTAPKLIPAHDPVLAQQNGTYYMFCTGNGIAVWSSKDRKNWQPEKPVFATAPAWAVRAIPGFKGHIWAPDISFHNGEYALFYSVSAFGKNTSAIGLVTNKTLDPASKDFRWIDHGRVLQSVPGRDMWNAIDPNLIRDEAGRPWLSFGSFWEGIKLVQFRPDLTGPAQPEQWLTLARRPRNPQLNDSLPGDGAIEAPFIFRKNGYYYLFTSFDYCCRGPQSTYKIMVGRSKILTGPYLDQAGKPLEQGGGTQVLAGDQNWFGLGHNSVYTFDNTDYLVFHGYDAADKGRPKLRIEPLTWDATGWPVVRP; from the coding sequence ATGTCTTTCCATACCGGTAAACTGCTTCTTTGCTATCTACTGCTCCTTCTGGCCCGTTTGCCCGCGCAGGCGCAAACTGCCCCGAAGCTGATTCCGGCCCATGACCCGGTGCTGGCCCAGCAAAACGGCACGTACTACATGTTCTGTACCGGCAACGGCATTGCGGTATGGTCGTCGAAAGACCGGAAGAACTGGCAGCCGGAGAAGCCCGTGTTTGCTACCGCGCCGGCCTGGGCCGTGCGGGCTATTCCGGGCTTCAAGGGGCATATCTGGGCCCCCGATATTTCCTTTCATAATGGCGAATACGCGCTGTTTTATTCTGTTTCGGCCTTTGGAAAAAACACCTCGGCTATTGGCCTGGTCACCAACAAAACCCTCGATCCTGCCTCCAAAGATTTCCGCTGGATCGACCACGGCCGGGTGCTGCAGTCGGTGCCGGGGCGCGATATGTGGAACGCCATTGACCCCAACCTGATCCGCGACGAGGCCGGCCGGCCCTGGCTGTCGTTCGGCTCGTTCTGGGAAGGCATCAAGCTGGTGCAGTTCCGCCCCGACCTCACCGGACCGGCCCAGCCGGAGCAGTGGCTCACTTTGGCCCGCCGACCCCGCAATCCGCAGCTCAACGACTCCCTGCCCGGCGACGGCGCCATTGAAGCGCCGTTCATTTTCCGCAAAAACGGCTACTACTACCTGTTTACCTCGTTCGACTATTGCTGTCGGGGCCCTCAGAGCACCTATAAGATCATGGTGGGCCGCTCCAAAATCCTCACCGGCCCTTACCTCGACCAGGCCGGCAAACCGCTGGAGCAGGGCGGCGGCACTCAGGTGCTGGCCGGCGACCAGAATTGGTTCGGGTTGGGCCACAACTCGGTATACACCTTCGATAACACCGATTACCTCGTGTTTCACGGCTACGATGCCGCCGATAAAGGCCGGCCCAAGCTGCGCATCGAGCCCCTGACCTGGGACGCGACCGGCTGGCCGGTAGTGCGGCCGTAG
- the tkt gene encoding transketolase — protein sequence MTKPLTSSADLAQQSVNTIRLLSVDMVQAANSGHPGLPLGAAPMAYVLFSRILRFNPQDPKWPNRDRFVLSAGHGSALLYSLLHLYGYDLSLDDLKAFRQLHSRTPGHPESNMTPGVEVTTGPLGQGFANGVGMAMAEAHLAAVYNKPGHVLQDHFTYAIVSDGDLMEGIAAESASLAGHLKLGKLIYLYDDNDICLDGPTNLSYTEDALARFEAYGWHTQRVTDGNDLDAIEAAIRAAQQETDRPSLISVKTIIGYGSPQEGTSKVHGSPLGPDNLKKAKEFFGFDPEATFVVPEEVRTHLAEAGQRGAELQAQWERQTEAYQQEFSTEWELFRASFAGELPANWDASLPVFTAADGALATRQASGKALNALKKSVPYLFGGSADLASSNEMPTSEAVSFQPGSYEHSNVWFGVREHAMGGAMNGMAHHGGVRPYGGTFLTFSDYMRGAIRLTALAESSATFVFTHDSIGLGEDGPTHQPVEQVAALRTIPNIIVLRPADANETVEAWRVALTKPKSPVVLILSRQKLPVLDQSQFNSAREGVAKGAYILREAEGGQPELILIATGSEVSLALQAQEALQQQGVATRVVSMPSWELFEQQPKAYQQQVLPPAVRKRVAIEAGSPLGWHKYATDEGTVIAMNRFGESGPGEAVMELFGFSVENVVKQARWVLAGQPEETEPKEILS from the coding sequence GTGACCAAGCCGCTTACTTCTTCCGCCGACCTTGCCCAACAAAGCGTCAACACCATTCGCCTGCTGTCGGTGGATATGGTGCAGGCCGCCAACTCCGGCCACCCCGGCCTGCCCTTGGGCGCGGCCCCCATGGCCTACGTGCTGTTTTCCCGGATTCTGCGCTTCAACCCCCAGGACCCCAAGTGGCCCAACCGGGACCGGTTTGTGCTGTCGGCGGGCCACGGCTCGGCACTGCTATACAGCCTGCTGCACCTCTACGGCTACGATTTGTCCTTGGATGATCTGAAGGCGTTCCGGCAGCTGCACTCCCGCACGCCTGGCCACCCCGAATCGAATATGACGCCGGGCGTGGAGGTTACCACCGGGCCGCTGGGCCAGGGCTTTGCTAACGGCGTGGGCATGGCTATGGCCGAAGCCCATCTGGCGGCCGTCTATAATAAGCCCGGCCACGTGCTGCAGGATCATTTCACCTACGCCATTGTGAGTGATGGGGACCTGATGGAAGGCATTGCCGCCGAGTCAGCCTCCCTAGCCGGCCACCTCAAGCTGGGCAAGCTCATCTACCTCTACGATGACAACGACATCTGCCTCGACGGGCCCACCAACCTCTCCTACACTGAGGATGCGCTGGCCCGCTTCGAGGCCTACGGCTGGCACACCCAGCGCGTGACGGACGGCAACGACCTCGACGCCATTGAGGCCGCCATCCGGGCGGCCCAGCAGGAAACCGACCGGCCGTCCCTGATTTCGGTGAAAACCATCATCGGCTACGGCAGCCCGCAGGAAGGCACCAGCAAGGTGCACGGCTCCCCGCTGGGCCCTGATAATCTGAAGAAAGCCAAGGAGTTCTTTGGCTTCGACCCCGAGGCCACGTTTGTGGTGCCCGAGGAAGTACGCACCCACTTGGCCGAAGCGGGCCAGCGCGGCGCGGAATTGCAGGCCCAATGGGAACGGCAAACAGAGGCGTACCAGCAGGAGTTCAGCACAGAGTGGGAACTGTTCCGGGCTTCGTTTGCGGGAGAATTACCCGCAAACTGGGACGCCTCGCTGCCCGTTTTCACCGCCGCCGATGGCGCGCTGGCTACCCGCCAGGCTTCCGGCAAGGCTCTGAACGCACTGAAAAAGAGCGTACCTTACCTGTTTGGCGGTTCGGCCGATTTGGCCAGCTCCAACGAAATGCCCACCAGCGAAGCCGTGAGTTTCCAGCCGGGTAGCTACGAGCACAGCAACGTGTGGTTTGGGGTGCGCGAGCACGCCATGGGCGGTGCCATGAACGGCATGGCCCACCACGGCGGCGTGCGGCCCTACGGCGGCACCTTCCTCACCTTCTCCGACTACATGCGCGGGGCCATCCGCCTCACGGCCTTGGCCGAATCCAGCGCCACCTTCGTCTTCACCCACGACAGCATCGGCCTGGGTGAGGACGGCCCAACGCACCAGCCGGTGGAGCAGGTAGCGGCCCTGCGCACCATCCCCAACATCATCGTGCTGCGCCCCGCCGACGCCAACGAAACCGTGGAAGCCTGGCGCGTGGCCCTCACCAAGCCCAAGAGTCCGGTGGTGCTCATCCTCTCCCGCCAGAAGCTGCCGGTGCTCGACCAGAGCCAGTTCAACTCGGCCCGGGAGGGTGTGGCCAAGGGTGCCTACATCCTGCGCGAAGCCGAAGGTGGCCAGCCGGAGTTGATTCTCATTGCCACTGGCTCGGAAGTTTCGCTGGCGCTGCAGGCCCAAGAGGCGCTGCAGCAGCAGGGCGTGGCGACCCGGGTGGTGAGCATGCCCAGTTGGGAGCTGTTTGAGCAGCAGCCCAAGGCCTACCAACAGCAGGTGCTACCGCCCGCCGTGCGCAAGCGCGTGGCCATTGAGGCCGGATCGCCGCTGGGCTGGCACAAGTACGCCACCGACGAAGGCACCGTCATTGCCATGAACCGCTTCGGCGAATCGGGCCCGGGCGAGGCGGTGATGGAGCTGTTCGGCTTCTCGGTGGAGAATGTGGTGAAACAGGCCCGCTGGGTACTGGCCGGCCAGCCCGAGGAAACGGAACCCAAGGAAATTCTGTCGTAG
- the tal gene encoding transaldolase, whose product MNPLVAIHSFGQSIWLDYIRRNILQNGELQRLLDEDGVRGVTSNPAIFEKAIAGSDDYADDVRRFAQEGLSAEEIYARLAVADVQAACDLLRPLYDHPENGGDGYVSLEVSPNLIHDTEGTVAEGLHFWKEVNRPNVMIKVPATRAGLPAIRQLIAAGVNVNVTLIFSVERYRLVAEAYLAGLEDRVRAGGSVQRLDSVASFFLSRIDVLLDPQLEQLAAASGVQGPLAESLVGQVAIASAKQAYTVYQELFAGPRWAALQAQGAQPQRLLWASTGNKNPKYDNLKYVEALIGPNTVNTIPVETLDLYRTGGQPGNRLADAVTVDVLGSLPQLGLDLEALTDQLEQEGEQKFTEPFGKLLAVLEQKRQEALAESPAASN is encoded by the coding sequence ATGAACCCATTAGTTGCCATTCATAGCTTCGGCCAGAGCATCTGGCTCGATTACATTCGCCGCAATATCCTGCAGAACGGCGAGCTGCAGCGCCTGCTTGATGAGGACGGCGTGCGGGGCGTGACGTCCAACCCGGCCATTTTCGAAAAAGCCATTGCCGGCTCCGATGATTATGCCGATGATGTCCGCCGCTTTGCCCAGGAGGGCTTGTCGGCCGAGGAGATTTACGCCCGACTGGCCGTGGCCGATGTGCAGGCTGCCTGTGACCTGCTCCGCCCACTCTACGACCACCCCGAAAACGGCGGCGACGGGTACGTGAGCTTAGAAGTTTCACCCAACCTGATTCACGACACCGAGGGTACGGTGGCCGAGGGCCTGCATTTCTGGAAAGAAGTAAACCGCCCGAACGTGATGATCAAAGTACCCGCCACCCGAGCCGGGCTGCCAGCTATTCGCCAGCTGATTGCGGCCGGCGTGAACGTAAACGTAACGCTGATTTTCAGCGTGGAGCGCTACCGTTTGGTGGCCGAAGCCTACCTGGCCGGCCTGGAAGACCGGGTGCGGGCCGGTGGCTCGGTGCAGCGGCTGGATTCAGTAGCCAGCTTCTTCCTCTCGCGCATTGATGTGCTCCTTGATCCGCAGCTGGAACAACTGGCGGCCGCCAGCGGTGTACAGGGCCCGCTGGCCGAAAGTCTGGTGGGGCAGGTGGCCATTGCCAGTGCTAAGCAGGCCTACACGGTGTACCAGGAGCTGTTTGCCGGACCGCGCTGGGCGGCCTTGCAGGCGCAGGGCGCACAGCCGCAACGGCTGCTCTGGGCCAGCACCGGCAACAAGAACCCCAAGTACGACAACCTCAAGTACGTGGAGGCGCTTATTGGCCCGAACACGGTGAACACCATCCCGGTGGAAACCCTGGATTTGTACCGCACCGGCGGTCAGCCCGGCAACCGCCTCGCCGATGCGGTGACCGTGGACGTGCTGGGCAGTCTGCCTCAACTCGGCCTCGACCTGGAAGCCCTGACCGACCAACTGGAGCAGGAAGGCGAGCAGAAATTCACCGAGCCTTTCGGCAAGCTGCTGGCGGTGCTGGAACAGAAACGACAGGAAGCCCTGGCCGAAAGTCCGGCTGCTTCCAACTAG
- a CDS encoding HAD family hydrolase — MKAFIFDLNGTMIHDMDYHTQAWQQLLNEDLGGQFTREQVKHQMYGKNQEVLVRMFGPDRFTEEEMTRLAVEKEKRYQETYRPHLRLLPGLPEFLARAHQQGIPMAIGSAAIPFNIDFVLDTLNIRHYFAAIVSADDVTISKPHPETFLKAASQLGVAPADCLVFEDVPKGAEAALNAGMRAVILTTTHEPAEFAHMPNVLHFSPDYTDAFVRGLV, encoded by the coding sequence ATGAAAGCATTTATTTTCGACCTCAACGGCACCATGATTCACGACATGGACTACCATACCCAGGCCTGGCAGCAGCTGCTGAACGAGGACCTGGGCGGGCAGTTCACCCGCGAGCAGGTGAAGCACCAGATGTACGGTAAAAACCAGGAAGTACTGGTGCGCATGTTCGGCCCCGACCGGTTCACGGAAGAGGAAATGACGCGTCTGGCCGTGGAAAAAGAGAAGCGCTACCAGGAGACGTACCGCCCGCACCTGCGGCTGCTGCCGGGGCTGCCGGAGTTTCTGGCGCGGGCCCACCAGCAGGGCATCCCGATGGCCATCGGCTCGGCGGCCATTCCGTTCAACATTGATTTCGTGCTCGATACGCTGAATATCCGGCACTATTTCGCGGCCATCGTTTCGGCCGACGACGTGACCATCAGCAAGCCCCACCCCGAAACCTTCCTGAAAGCCGCCTCCCAGCTCGGCGTGGCCCCCGCCGACTGCCTCGTGTTTGAGGACGTACCCAAAGGAGCCGAGGCCGCCCTCAACGCCGGCATGCGGGCCGTTATCCTCACCACCACCCACGAGCCGGCGGAATTCGCTCACATGCCCAACGTCCTCCACTTCTCCCCCGATTACACCGACGCGTTTGTGCGGGGTTTGGTGTAG
- a CDS encoding glycoside hydrolase family 127 protein → MNRIFPSLTLLGLLSTPAAAQTVKHSDYPIQAVSFTKVKLADSFWLPRLKTNTDVTIPASFQRCEATNRVKNFEMAAARQGKFATIFPFDDTDIYKTIEGASYSLKLYPDEKLDEYMGLLIKKVAAAQEPDGYLYTARTIDPAHPHEWAGPERWVKERELSHELYNAGHLYEAAAAHYEATGKKNLLNIALKNADLVCATFGPGKRAVAPGHEIVEMGLVKLYRVTGKPEYLSTAKFFLDQRGQYKGYDPKSPDAWRNGSYWQDHKPVIDQQEAEGHAVRAEYLYSAMADVAALTGDKRLLAAVDSIWQNMVTRKLYVTGGTGAVPGGERFGGNYELPNTTAYNETCASVANVYWNQRMFQLHGEAKYVDILEKVLYNGLISGVGLDGKSFFYSNAMQVRNSASFPQTEPQRAGWFDCSCCPTNLARLMPSLPGYVYAQNGRDVYANLFISGTTDLKVNSQLVRIVQQNNYPWQGDLKFTLSPAAATDFNLLVRLPGWARNEAMPSDLYRFATPSAEKISITINGKPTAYTTRSGYAVLARKWRKNDVVEVKLPMEVRQVVANPHVQDDLGKVALQRGPIVYCAEWTDNNGRAGNLIVPAATTFTTRYQPELLNGIMQLQATVPAVQLDAANTSISTTRQTLTAIPYYAWANRGKGEMTVWFPQQLTDIELISRQPKEATVGK, encoded by the coding sequence ATGAACCGCATTTTTCCTTCCCTGACGCTGCTCGGCCTGCTTAGCACTCCGGCTGCCGCGCAAACCGTTAAGCACTCCGACTACCCGATTCAGGCGGTTTCCTTTACGAAAGTGAAGCTGGCCGACAGCTTCTGGCTGCCCCGGCTCAAGACCAACACCGACGTCACCATCCCGGCCTCGTTTCAGCGCTGCGAGGCCACGAACCGGGTCAAGAACTTCGAAATGGCTGCCGCCCGCCAGGGTAAGTTTGCCACCATCTTCCCCTTCGATGATACCGACATCTACAAGACCATCGAAGGCGCTTCGTACTCGCTCAAGCTGTATCCCGATGAAAAGCTGGACGAGTATATGGGCCTGCTGATCAAGAAAGTGGCCGCTGCCCAGGAGCCCGACGGCTACCTGTACACGGCCCGCACGATTGATCCGGCCCACCCCCACGAGTGGGCCGGGCCGGAGCGGTGGGTGAAGGAGCGGGAGCTAAGCCACGAGCTGTATAACGCGGGCCACCTGTACGAGGCGGCCGCAGCGCACTATGAGGCTACCGGCAAGAAAAACCTGCTCAACATTGCCCTGAAAAACGCTGATCTGGTGTGTGCCACTTTCGGCCCGGGTAAGCGGGCCGTGGCCCCGGGCCACGAAATCGTGGAAATGGGCCTGGTGAAGCTCTACCGCGTAACCGGCAAACCCGAATACCTGAGCACCGCTAAGTTCTTTCTCGACCAGCGCGGCCAGTACAAGGGCTACGACCCCAAGAGCCCCGATGCCTGGCGCAACGGCTCTTACTGGCAGGACCACAAGCCTGTCATCGACCAGCAGGAGGCCGAGGGTCACGCCGTGCGCGCCGAATACCTGTACTCGGCCATGGCCGATGTAGCCGCCCTTACCGGCGACAAACGGCTGCTTGCCGCCGTGGACAGCATCTGGCAGAACATGGTGACCCGCAAGCTCTACGTGACGGGCGGTACCGGCGCGGTGCCCGGGGGCGAAAGGTTCGGGGGCAACTACGAGCTGCCCAACACCACGGCCTACAACGAAACCTGCGCCTCGGTGGCCAACGTGTACTGGAACCAGCGCATGTTCCAGCTCCACGGCGAGGCCAAATACGTGGACATTCTGGAGAAAGTGCTCTACAACGGCCTGATTTCGGGAGTGGGGCTGGATGGTAAGTCGTTCTTCTACAGCAACGCCATGCAGGTCCGCAACAGCGCCAGCTTCCCCCAGACCGAGCCCCAGCGCGCCGGCTGGTTCGACTGCTCCTGCTGCCCCACCAACCTGGCCCGCCTCATGCCCTCCCTGCCCGGCTACGTGTACGCCCAGAACGGCCGCGACGTATACGCCAACCTGTTTATCAGCGGCACCACCGATTTGAAGGTGAACAGCCAGCTCGTGCGCATCGTGCAGCAAAATAACTACCCCTGGCAGGGCGACCTGAAGTTTACCCTCAGTCCCGCCGCCGCTACCGATTTCAACCTGCTGGTGCGCCTGCCCGGCTGGGCCCGCAACGAGGCCATGCCTTCCGATTTGTACCGCTTCGCCACGCCTTCAGCTGAGAAAATCAGCATCACCATCAACGGCAAGCCCACGGCCTACACCACCCGCAGCGGCTACGCGGTGCTGGCCCGCAAGTGGCGCAAAAACGACGTGGTGGAAGTGAAGCTGCCCATGGAAGTGCGCCAGGTGGTGGCCAACCCCCACGTGCAGGACGACCTGGGCAAAGTGGCCCTGCAGCGCGGCCCCATCGTGTACTGCGCCGAGTGGACCGACAACAACGGCCGCGCCGGCAACCTCATCGTGCCCGCCGCCACCACGTTCACCACCCGCTACCAGCCCGAGCTGCTCAATGGCATCATGCAACTGCAGGCCACCGTGCCCGCCGTGCAGCTGGACGCCGCCAACACCAGCATCAGCACCACCCGCCAGACCCTCACGGCCATTCCCTACTACGCCTGGGCTAACCGCGGCAAGGGCGAAATGACCGTCTGGTTTCCCCAACAGCTCACTGATATAGAGTTGATTTCCCGCCAGCCCAAAGAGGCGACGGTAGGGAAGTAG
- a CDS encoding NPCBM/NEW2 domain-containing protein, with translation MIQNPFARFLTGFVVAAAAAVLPVAAQQAASKPDFHQWAATPPMGWNSWDCYGPTVTEAEVKANADYMARNLKSSGWEYVVVDIRWYVGNDTAHGYNEKDPAWNIDAYGRFVPAPNRFPSAAGGQGFKPLADYLHVRGLKFGIHIMRGVPVVAVQRRLPILGSKATAADIYSKEGQAGWLRDMYTVVAGRPGAQEYYNSLFQLYASWGVDFVKVDDLSSPYHKPEVEMIRRAIDRSGRRIVLSTSPGETPVAEARHVAAHANMWRTVGDFWDSWEQLKEHFEVCNRWAPYIGVGAFPDADMLPLGRLGIRAERGDDRMTRFTRDEQYTLMSLWSIFRSPLMFGGDLPSNDAFTLSLLTNKDVLAVNQRSTHNRQLFREHNLIAWTADDPATGDKFLALFNAQDQELAPASEAAWASSIITRQTPGQSQPVDVDISGATTLYLNVRDGGDDIAWDHADWLRPTLSNGTQTVPLSTLPWKTATAGWGQVTAGKSVSGADLQVGGQRSDDGIGTHSNSMITYALPAGFTRFRATAGLDAAGAAQNTGGTLQFLVFTQNPFRPMPADSVRIPVTLAQLGLRGPCTVRDLWTGQTTSGVAGEFAPYVRRHGARLYRISTARK, from the coding sequence ATGATCCAGAATCCCTTTGCGCGCTTCCTGACCGGGTTTGTGGTAGCGGCGGCGGCCGCAGTCCTGCCCGTGGCCGCCCAGCAAGCCGCGTCTAAACCTGATTTCCACCAGTGGGCTGCCACGCCGCCCATGGGCTGGAACAGCTGGGACTGTTACGGCCCCACCGTAACCGAAGCCGAGGTGAAAGCCAACGCCGACTATATGGCCCGTAACCTGAAAAGCAGCGGCTGGGAGTACGTAGTGGTAGATATCCGCTGGTACGTGGGCAACGACACGGCCCACGGCTACAACGAGAAGGACCCCGCCTGGAACATTGATGCGTACGGCCGCTTCGTGCCCGCGCCCAACCGGTTTCCCTCGGCGGCCGGCGGCCAGGGCTTCAAGCCGCTGGCTGATTACCTGCACGTCCGGGGCCTGAAGTTTGGCATTCACATCATGCGCGGGGTGCCGGTGGTAGCGGTGCAGCGCCGGCTGCCCATCCTCGGCAGTAAGGCCACGGCCGCCGATATCTACTCCAAAGAAGGGCAGGCTGGCTGGCTGCGCGACATGTACACGGTGGTAGCCGGCCGGCCGGGGGCCCAGGAGTACTACAACTCCCTGTTCCAGCTCTACGCCAGCTGGGGCGTCGATTTTGTGAAGGTCGATGACCTTTCTTCACCCTACCACAAGCCGGAAGTGGAGATGATTCGGCGGGCCATTGACCGCTCGGGCCGCCGCATTGTGCTCAGCACCTCGCCTGGCGAAACGCCTGTTGCCGAGGCCCGGCACGTAGCGGCCCACGCCAACATGTGGCGCACCGTGGGCGACTTCTGGGACTCCTGGGAGCAGCTCAAGGAGCATTTCGAGGTGTGCAACCGCTGGGCCCCATACATTGGGGTGGGGGCGTTTCCGGATGCCGATATGCTGCCGCTGGGTCGCCTGGGCATCCGGGCTGAGCGGGGCGACGACCGGATGACCCGCTTCACCCGCGACGAGCAGTACACCCTCATGAGCCTGTGGAGCATCTTCCGCTCCCCGCTCATGTTCGGCGGCGACCTGCCCAGCAACGACGCGTTTACCCTGAGTCTGCTCACCAACAAGGACGTGCTGGCCGTGAACCAGCGCAGCACCCACAACCGCCAGCTGTTCCGCGAGCATAACCTGATTGCCTGGACCGCCGACGACCCCGCCACCGGCGACAAGTTCCTGGCCCTGTTCAACGCCCAGGACCAGGAGCTGGCCCCCGCCAGTGAAGCCGCCTGGGCCAGCTCTATCATCACCCGCCAGACGCCCGGCCAGAGTCAGCCCGTAGATGTGGATATTAGCGGGGCCACCACGCTCTACCTCAACGTGCGCGACGGGGGCGACGACATTGCCTGGGACCACGCCGACTGGCTTCGCCCCACGCTCAGCAACGGCACCCAAACCGTGCCGCTGAGTACCCTGCCCTGGAAAACGGCCACGGCCGGCTGGGGCCAGGTTACGGCTGGTAAAAGCGTATCGGGGGCAGACTTGCAGGTAGGAGGGCAGCGCTCCGACGACGGTATCGGCACCCATTCCAACTCCATGATTACCTACGCGCTGCCTGCTGGCTTCACCCGCTTCCGGGCCACGGCCGGGCTGGATGCCGCCGGAGCCGCTCAGAATACCGGCGGCACGCTGCAGTTTCTGGTGTTCACCCAAAACCCGTTCCGCCCCATGCCCGCCGACTCAGTGCGGATTCCGGTGACGCTGGCGCAGCTGGGCCTGCGCGGCCCCTGCACCGTGCGCGACCTGTGGACTGGTCAAACCACCAGCGGCGTGGCGGGGGAGTTTGCACCCTACGTGCGCCGGCATGGAGCCCGGCTGTACCGCATTTCAACTGCCCGAAAGTAA